A genomic stretch from Erigeron canadensis isolate Cc75 chromosome 9, C_canadensis_v1, whole genome shotgun sequence includes:
- the LOC122582470 gene encoding CBL-interacting protein kinase 2-like: protein MDVEGGVLMQRYELGRLLGHGNFAKVYYGRNLETGVSVAIKVIDKKKVIKAGMMDHIKREISVMKLVKHPNVVELYEVMASKTKIYFILEYVKGGELFDKVAKGKLKEDVARNYFQQLIFAVNYCHSRGVYHRDLKLENLLLDEEGNLKVSDFGLSALAETKRQDGLLYTSCGTPSYVAPEIIGQKGYDGAKADIWSCGVVLFVLMAGFLPFHDSNLMEMYRKIASGKFKFPKAFPNEAKGLVSEILDPNPFTRISIADIMENSWFKTGLESDPQTPDKMVSFRMGTQFPTSEEPQGFQKADILNAFHIISMSRGLNLSRLFKNKFKDEKETRFMLKQQVSQVILKLEEMAKSLNFKVIKNNGVLLRMEGSTQGKNGVVAIDFEIFEILPNVHLTEAKRVGGDLAEFREIMNAHIRPVLTEVL, encoded by the coding sequence atgGACGTTGAAGGAGGTGTTTTGATGCAACGTTACGAGCTAGGGAGATTATTGGGGCACGGTAATTTCGCAAAAGTATACTACGGTCGGAACCTTGAGACAGGGGTAAGTGTCGCGATTAAAGTCATTGAcaaaaaaaaggttataaaaGCCGGTATGATGGATCATATCAAAAGAGAGATCTCGGTGATGAAATTAGTCAAACACCCGAATGTCGTTGAGCTCTATGAAGTCATGGCGAGTAAAACAAAGATTTACTTCATTTTAGAATACGTGAAAGGGGGTGAGCTTTTTGATAAGGTAGCAAAAGGGAAGTTAAAAGAAGATGTTGCAAGAAATTATTTCCAACAACTTATTTTTGCAGTTAATTATTGTCATAGTCGTGGAGTTTATCATAGAGATTTGAAACTCGAGAATTTGTTGTTAGATGAGGAAGGTAATTTGAAGGTTTCGGATTTTGGATTGAGTGCTTTGGCCGAAACAAAGAGGCAAGATGGTTTGCTTTACACGAGTTGTGGTACGCCTTCGTATGTTGCTCCTGAAATAATAGGCCAAAAAGGATATGATGGTGCAAAAGCCGATATTTGGTCTTGTGGGGTGGTTTTGTTTGTGCTTATGGCTGGCTTTCTTCCATTTCATGATTCGAATTTAATGGAGATGTATAGAAAGATTGCGAGTGGCAAATTTAAGTTTCCAAAAGCGTTCCCTAACGAAGCCAAAGGCTTAGTGTCTGAGATCTTGGATCCAAACCCGTTTACCAGGATTTCCATTGCAGATATAATGGAAAACTCATGGTTTAAAACGGGTTTGGAATCTGATCCACAAACACCTGACAAAATGGTTTCTTTTAGGATGGGTACCCAATTTCCGACTTCAGAAGAACCACAAGGTTTTCAGAAGGCCGATATTTTAAAcgcatttcatatcatatcaatgtCACGAGGATTGAACTTGTCCAGattatttaaaaacaaatttaaagatgaaaaaGAAACAAGATTCATGTTGAAGCAACAGGTCTCACAAGTTATCCTGAAACTCGAAGAAATGGCTAagagtttaaactttaaagtgaTAAAAAACAATGGAGTGTTGCTAAGGATGGAAGGATCAACACAAGGCAAGAATGGTGTTGTAGCCATTGATTTCGAAATATTTGAAATCTTGCCTAATGTTCATCTAACTGAAGCGAAGCGAGTGGGTGGTGATCTAGCCGAGTTTCGAGAGATCATGAACGCCCATATAAGACCGGTCCTTACGGAGGTATTATGA